From one Desmodus rotundus isolate HL8 unplaced genomic scaffold, HLdesRot8A.1 manual_scaffold_540, whole genome shotgun sequence genomic stretch:
- the HSD17B1 gene encoding 17-beta-hydroxysteroid dehydrogenase type 1 — protein sequence MDRTVVLITGCSSGIGLHLAVRLASDPSRSFKVYATLRDLSTQGPLWEAAESQGCPPGSLETLQLDVQDADSVATARAHVAEGRVDVLVCNAGQGLLGPLEVHSADAVSSVLNVNLVGMVRVLQAFLPDMKRRRSGRILVTGSMGGLMGLPFNDVYCASKFAIEGLCESLAVLLLPFRVHMSLIECGPVRTAFQEKFQDGLRVVLDNVDAQTRNLFSQYQRHSKQVFREKAQDPEEVTEVFLTALRDPQPALRYFSSERILPLMRLRLADPSGCSYVAAMHRSVFSDKPTKGRDGAGTEAGAGELGDPELSAPRATPQ from the exons atGGACCGCACTGTGGTGCTCATCACCGGCTGCTCCTCCGGCATCGGCCTGCACCTGGCCGTGCGTCTGGCGTCAGACCCATCACGGAGCTTCAAAG TGTATGCCACTCTCCGGGACCTGAGCACGCAGGGCCCGCTGTGGGAGGCAGCTGAGTCCCAAGGGTGTCCCCCCGGCTCCCTGGAGACATTGCAGCTGGATGTGCAGGATGCAGACTCCGTGGCCACAGCCAGAGCACATGTGGCCGAGGGCCGCGTGGACGTGTTGG TGTGCAACGCTGGCCAGGGCCTGCTCGGGCCACTGGAGGTGCATTCAGCTGACGCTGTGAGCTCTGTGCTGAACGTGAACTTGGTCGGGATGGTGCGGGTGCTTCAGGCCTTCCTGCCAGACATGAAGCGCCGTCGCTCAGGACGCATATTGGTCACCGGGAGCATGGGAGGCTTGATGG GGCTGCCCTTCAACGATGTTTACTGTGCCAGCAAGTTCGCGATCGAAGGTTTATGTGAGAGTCTGGCGGTTCTGCTGCTGCCCTTCAGGGTCCA TATGAGCCTCATCGAGTGCGGCCCCGTGCGCACCGCCTTCCAGGAAAAGTTCCAGGACGGCCTCCGCGTGGTGCTGGACAATGTAGACGCCCAGACCCGAAACCTCTTCTCCCAATACCAGCGCCACAGCAAGCAGGTCTTCCGCGAGAAGGCGCAGGACCCAGAGGAAGTGACAGAG GTCTTCCTCACGGCGCTGCGCGATCCGCAGCCCGCCCTGCGCTACTTCAGCTCTGAGCGCATCCTGCCCTTGATGCGGCTGCGCCTCGCCGACCCCAGCGGCTGCAGCTACGTCGCTGCCATGCACCGCTCAGTGTTCAGTGACAAGCCCACCAAGGGTCGAGACGGTGCCGGAACCGAGGCCGGAGCTGGGGAACTGGGGGACCCTGAGCTCAGCGCACCTCGAGCCACCCCACAATAA
- the NAGLU gene encoding alpha-N-acetylglucosaminidase, translating into MEVVAVATALGFLLLAVQGAPAGDEAREAEAVRALLERLLGPGPAAAFSVSVKRSLAAESGLDTYRLSGGGSGAQVRVLGSTGVAAAAGLHRYLRDFCGCHVAWSGSQLHLPQPLPALPEELTEATPNRYRYYQNVCTQSYSFAWWDWARWEQEIDWMALNGINLALAWSGQEAIWQRVYLALGLTQSEIDEYFTGPAFLAWGRMGNLHTWGGPLPHSWHLKQLYLQHRILDRMRSFGMIPVLPAFAGHVPKAITRVFPRVNVTQMGSWGHFNCSYSCSFLLAPQDPLFPIVGSLFLRELTKEFGTDHIYGADTFNEMQPPSSEPSYLTAATAAVYQAMTTVDPDAVWLLQGWLFQHQPQFWGPAQVGAVLRAVPRGRLLVLDLFAESQPVYNRTASFQGQPFIWCMLHNFGGNHGLFGALEAVNRGPAAARLFPNSTMAGTGMAPEGIEQNEVVYALMAELGWRKDPVTDLGAWVTSFAARRYGVSHGGAEAAWRLLLRSVYNCSGDACSGHNRSPLVRRPSLQMATTVWYNRSDVFEAWRLLLTAIPTLAASPAFRYDLVDVSRQAVQELVSLYYEEVRTAYLSKELVPLLRAAGILAYELLPSLDGILASDSHFLLGRQLEQARAAAVSEAEARFYEQNSRYQLTLWGPEGNILDYANKQLAGLVADYYTPRWRLFLDMLVESLVQGAPFQQHQFDKNAFQLEQTFVLNTRRYPDQPQGDTVDLAKELFLKYYPRWVAGSL; encoded by the exons ATGGAGGTGGTGGCGGTGGCCACGGCCCTGGGGTTCCTGCTACTGGCCGTGCAGGGTGCCCCGGCAGGGGATGAGGCCCGGGAGGCAGAGGCCGTGCGGGCGCTGCTGGAGCGGCTGCTGGGGCCCGGGCCAGCGGCCGCCTTCTCGGTGTCGGTGAAGCGCTCCCTGGCGGCCGAGTCCGGCCTGGACACTTACCGCCTGAGCGGCGGCGGCTCTGGGGCGCAGGTGCGGGTGCTCGGCTCCACGGGCGTAGCTGCTGCCGCGGGGCTGCACCGCTACCTGCGTGACTTCTGCGGCTGCCACGTGGCCTGGTCGGGCTCTCAGCTGCACCTGCCGCAGCCGCTGCCCGCCTTGCCGGAGGAGCTGACCGAGGCCACGCCCAACAG GTACCGCTATTACCAGAACGTGTGCACACAAAGCTACTCCTTCGCGTGGTGGGACTGGGCCCGCTGGGAGCAGGAGATTGACTGGATGGCTCTGAATGGCATCAACCTGGCGCTGGCCTGGAGCGGCCAGGAGGCCATCTGGCAGCGG GTGTACCTGGCCTTGGGCCTGACCCAGTCAGAGATCGATGAGTATTTCACTGGTCCTGCCTTCCTGGCCTGGGGGCGCATGGGCAACCTGCACACCTGGGGtggccccctgccccactcctggCACCTCAAGCAGCTTTACCTGCAG CATCGGATCCTGGACCGAATGCGCTCCTTCGGCATGATCCCCGTGTTGCCGGCATTTGCAGGGCACGTCCCCAAGGCTATAACCAG GGTGTTCCCTCGGGTCAATGTCACccagatgggcagctgggggcaCTTCAACTGCTCCTACTCCTGCTCCTTCCTTCTGGCTCCGCAAGACCCCCTGTTCCCTATTGTGGGGAGCCTCTTCCTGCGGGAGCTGACCAAAGAGTTTGGCACCGATCACATCTACGGGGCTGACACTTTCAATGAGATGCAGCCCCCGTCCTCCGAGCCCTCCTACCTCACCGCAGCCACTGCCGCCGTCTACCAGGCCATGACCACAG TGGACCCTGATGCTGTATGGCTCCTCCAAGGCTGGCTCTTCCAGCACCAGCCCCAGTTCTGGGGCCCTGCGCAGGTGGGGGCGGTACTCAGGGCAGTGCCCCGTGGCCGCCTCCTGGTTCTGGACCTGTTTGCTGAGAGCCAGCCCGTGTACAACCGCACGGCCTCCTTCCAGGGCCAGCCCTTCATCTGGTGCATGCTGCATAACTTTGGTGGCAACCACGGCCTGTTTGGGGCCCTGGAGGCTGTGAACCGAGGCCCTGCGGCCGCCCGCCTCTTCCCCAACTCCACCATGGCAGGCACGGGCATGGCCCCTGAAGGCATCGAGCAGAACGAAGTGGTCTACGCCCTCATGGCTGAGCTGGGCTGGCGGAAGGACCCAGTGACAGATTTGGGGGCCTGGGTGACCAGCTTTGCAGCCCGGCGGTATGGGGTCTCCCACGGGGGCGCGGAGGCAGCATGGAGGCTACTTCTCAGGAGCGTCTACAACTGCTCCGGCGACGCCTGCAGTGGCCACAATCGCAGCCCACTCGTCAGGCGGCCATCCCTCCAGATGGCTACCACGGTCTGGTACAACCGATCGGACGTGTTTGAGGCCTGGAGGCTGCTGCTGACAGCCATCCCCACCCTGGCCGCCAGCCCGGCCTTCCGCTACGACCTGGTGGACGTCAGTCGCCAGGCGGTCCAGGAGCTGGTCAGCTTGTACTACGAGGAGGTGAGGACTGCCTACCTGAGCAAGGAGCTGGTTCCCCTGCTGAGGGCAGCAGGCATCCTGGCCTACGAGCTTCTGCCCTCACTGGACGGTATACTGGCCAGTGACAGTCACTTCCTGCTGGGCCGCCAGCTGGAGCAGGCCCGGGCCGCGGCGGTCAGCGAGGCCGAGGCCCGCTTCTATGAACAGAACAGCCGCTACCAGCTGACGCTTTGGGGGCCGGAGGGCAACATTCTCGACTACGCCAACAAGCAGCTGGCAGGACTGGTGGCCGACTACTACACCCCCCGCTGGCGCCTCTTCTTGGACATGCTGGTTGAGAGCCTGGTCCAAGGCGCCCCCTTCCAACAGCACCAGTTCGATAAGAACGCCTTCCAGCTGGAGCAGACCTTTGTCCTCAACACACGGAGGTACCCTGACCAGCCCCAAGGTGACACCGTGGACCTGGCCAAGGAGCTCTTCCTCAAATATTACCCCCGGTGGGTGGCTGGCTCCTTGTGA